GACCTGCCGATCAGCATCATCGTCAAGGCCGAGGACAATGAACTCCCTGCGCGCGCGGCGGGAGCGACGACGGTCATCAACCCCGTCAGCTTTGCCGGGCTGCTGCTCGCAAGCTCGTGCTCGGGGCGCCACATCGCCGATTACATGATGGACCTCGCCTCCTACGAAGGCCGCGTCCAGCTCTCCGAACGCGCGGTACGCCTCGACGAGGTCAACCAGCCGCTTTCGGCGATCACCACCGGGCTTGGTCTGCGCATCTATCGCGGCGGCGAGGTCTATGGCTTCAGCGCCCCCGAGGCGCAGACGCTGCACCAGGGAGACGTCATCGTCGAAATCCTGCCACGCCAGGGTATGGGCAACCAGTGACGGGGGCGCAGTGATGGAAACCGCGCGGATCTGGCCGATCGCGCTGCTGATCGGCTCGAACGTCTTCATGACCTTCGCATGGTACGGCCATCTCAAGCACAAGGGCGCCGCTTTATGGGCGGTGATCGCGGTGAGCTGGCTGATCGCGCTGCCCGAATATATGCTCGCGGTGCCCGCCAACCGGATGGGCAGCAACGTCTATTCGGCGGCGCAGCTCAAGGGAATGCAGGAGGTCATCACGCTGACGATCTTCGCAATCTTTTCGGTGACCTATCTGGGCCAGCGGATCACGCTGAACCACGGCATCGGCTTCGCGCTGATCGCGGCGGGCGCGTTCTTCCTGTTCCGGACGAATTGATATCCCGCCGCCGTACGACCGTCGCCCTAGCGAAGGCTGGGGCCTTCCGGTAACGACGCACGCGCCCCGCCGCAAAAGACCCGAGCCTTCGCTGGGGTGACGAATTGGTCGGATGGCTCGCTTTTTGCCGCGACCCGCACTATGTGCGCCCCCAATCATGGCAACCCAATTTCCTGAACCGCCCCGCGTGGGCATGGTGTCGCTCGGCTGTCCCAAGGCCTTGGTCGACAGCGAACGCATCCTCACCAAGCTGCGCTCGGACGGCTATGGCCTGTCTCAGGACTATGCCGGTGCCGATGTCGTGCTGGTCAACACCTGCGGCTTCCTCGACAGCGCCAAGGAGGAAAGCCTCGAGGCGATCGGCGAGGCGATGGCGGCCAATGGCCGCGTGATCGTCACCGGCTGCCTGGGGCAGGAGGCCGAGATGATCCGCGCGCGCTTCCCCAACGTGCTGGCGATCAGCGGCGCGCACCAGTACGAAGCCGTCGTCGGCGCGGTCCATGATCACGCGCCGATGCCGCCCAACGCCTTCCTCAACCTGGTGCCCGAAAGCGGCCTCAAGCTGACGCCGCGCCATTACAGCTATCTGAAGATTTCGGAGGGCTGCAACCACCGCTGCTCGTTCTGCATCATTCCGTCGATCCGCGGCGATCTGGCCAGCCGCCGCCCCGACGCGATCCTGCGCGAGGCCGAAAAGCTGATCGAAGCGGGGACGCGCGAGTTGCTGGTCATCA
The genomic region above belongs to Sphingomonas qomolangmaensis and contains:
- a CDS encoding DMT family protein, encoding METARIWPIALLIGSNVFMTFAWYGHLKHKGAALWAVIAVSWLIALPEYMLAVPANRMGSNVYSAAQLKGMQEVITLTIFAIFSVTYLGQRITLNHGIGFALIAAGAFFLFRTN